In Eucalyptus grandis isolate ANBG69807.140 chromosome 4, ASM1654582v1, whole genome shotgun sequence, the following proteins share a genomic window:
- the LOC104440632 gene encoding MYB-like transcription factor EOBI yields MVGRLLRPCKNYDTTVRKGTWSAEEDQKLIAYIRRYGIWNWTHVPKPAGLARTGKSCRLRWMNYLRPNIRHGNINKEEEDLIIKLHRLLGNKWAAIAARLPGRTDNEIKNYWNTRLKKRVNNRIKLRVPTACDIKVKPDRNKSSSHPHASHPTIDTPKLEPRIGSQTEIPTVSANSFCTSYGVHRDDKTSENSWYPPCSVIEEEESLWEQFPALRDLEIVENFGGMDMHLGATAPALVCMQQEQVYHSSSCADFIMDLWGN; encoded by the exons ATGGTGGGACGCCTACTTAGACCCTGCAAGAACTACGATACGACGGTGAGAAAGGGCACTTGGAGTGCAGAAGAAGATCAGAAACTCATTGCTTATATCAGGAGATATGGCATTTGGAACTGGACTCACGTGCCCAAACCTGCTG GTTTGGCAAGAACTGGGAAAAGTTGTAGGCTTCGGTGGATGAACTATCTGAGGCCTAACATcaggcatggaaacatcaacAAAGAAGAGGAGGATCTGATTATCAAGCTTCACCGACTTCTCGGAAATAA ATGGGCGGCAATAGCAGCTAGACTTCCTGGACGGACTGATAATGAAATAAAGAATTATTGGAACACTCGCTTGAAGAAACGCGTCAACAACAGGATCAAGTTGCGAGTTCCGACTGCATGTGATATTAAAGTTAAGCCCGATCGTAATAAGAGTTCATCCCATCCACATGCGTCTCATCCCACCATTGATACTCCGAAATTAGAACCCAGGATTGGATCTCAAACTGAAATTCCAACAGTGAGTGCTAATAGCTTCTGCACCTCCTATGGAGTTCACCGTGATGACAAAACCTCGGAAAATAGCTGGTATCCACCATGCAGtgtgattgaagaagaagaaagcttgTGGGAACAATTTCCTGCTCTGAGAGATCTTGAAATTGTAGAGAATTTTGGTGGCATGGACATGCATTTGGGGGCTACGGCCCCTGCCCTTGTGTGCATGCAGCAGGAGCAAGTGTACCACAGCAGTTCCTGTGCAGATTTCATCATGGATTTATGGGGAAACTGA
- the LOC120292911 gene encoding uncharacterized protein LOC120292911 codes for MKEEDKEKTAFITPWGTFHYKVMPFGLKNAGATYQRAMIALFHDMMHQEIEVYVDDMIAKTRPGESHVKTLKKLFDRLREFKLRLNPAKCVFGATSGAMLAQESPVDVKERAIYYLSKKFTESELKYPDVEKTCAALVWVLHRLRQYTLHYQTFLVTENDPIKYLLDRPALVGIPNDDDSFLDDRVLNVNEDLWKMFFDGAVNLSGSGCNWDRCGQVKSVRRLHTNHNADVGEWKTKEAKLLPYHKYLEDLVEKFEEVSFEYLPRSHNQFADALATLSSMLQVTDGLEVEPLKIEVLSKPAYCMVVIEEPDGKPWYHDIMTYIQKREFPEGSNPADRKHLMKLASKFFISGDTLYKRSFDSVLLRCVNAKEATQLMEEIHEGVCGPHMSGHMLAKKIMRLGYFWLTLETDCIQHVRSCHRCRFMETR; via the exons ATGaaagaggaagacaaggaaaagactGCTTTTATCACCCCatggggaacctttcattataaggttATGCCCTTTGGACTAAAAAATGCCGGGGCAACTTACCAGCGAGCCATGATAGCACTATTTCACGACATGATGCATCAAGAAATTgaggtctatgttgatgacatgattGCAAAGACTCGACCTGGGGAAAGCCACGTCAAGACCTTGAAGAAGCTATTTGATCGGCTCCGTGAGTTCAAGCTTCGACTAAATCCCGCTAAGTGTGTATTCGGAGCAACATCCG gtgcaatgttggctcaAGAAAGTCCCGTTGACGTAAAAGAACGAGCTATTTAttacttgagcaagaagttcacTGAATCAGAGCTGAAGTATCCTGATGTTGAAAAGACTTGTGCGGCTTTGGTGTGGGTATTGCACAGATTGCGACAATACACATTGCACTACCAGACTTTCCTCGTGACTGAGAATGACCCCATCAAGTACTTACTTGATCgaccagctttggtgg GAATCCCTAATGACGATGATAGTTTCCTCGATGACCGTGTCTTGAATGTAAATGAAGACTTGTGgaagatgttctttgatggagctgtaaacTTGTCTGGTTCTG GCTGCAATTGGGATAGGTGTGGCCAAGTTAAAAGTGTTCGGAGACTCCACACTAATCATAATGCAGAcgtaggtgaatggaagaccaAGGAGGCTAAGTTGCTCCCATACCACAAGTATTTAGAAGATCTAGTGGAAAAGTTCGAGGAAGTTTCGTTCGAGTACTTGCCAAGGTCTCACAACCAATTTGCAGACGCGCTTGCTACGCTGTCTTCTATGCTGCAAGTCACTGATGGGTTAGAGGTTGAGCCTTTAAAAATAGAGGTTTTGTCGAAGCCAGCTTATTGCATGGTAGTGATAGAGGAACCGGATGGAAAACCGTGGTACCATGACATCATGACCTATATTCAAAAACGAGAGTTCCCAGAAGGTAGCAATCCAGCCGACCGAAAGCATCTCATGAAACTCGCCTCCAAATTCTTTATTAGTGGGGATACATTGTACAAACGATCCTTCGATTCTGTCCTACTTAGATGTGTCAATGCTAAGGAAGCCACTCAGTTGATGgaagaaatacatgaaggagTGTGTGGTCCTCACATGAGTGGCCACATGTTAGCAAAGAAGATTATGAGACTAGGCTATTTCTGGCTGACCTTGGAAACTGATTGCATTCAACATGTCCGTAGTTGTCACCGTTGTCGATTTATGGagacaagataa